One Corynebacterium uterequi DNA segment encodes these proteins:
- a CDS encoding glutamine synthetase family protein yields the protein MNSQHEFVLNAVEERGIRFIRLWFTDIAGQLKAVMMSPGELEGAFEEGAGFDGSAIEGFSRVSESDTLLLPDPSTFQIMPFDDDEPDLRTARMFCDIVMPDGTPSMADPRNILRRQVKAAADEGFTCQVSPEIEFYIVNDDGFPFAMTPTDHGGYFDQAAHSVVPKFRREAMQALEHMGIATEFSHHETSPGQQEIDLRHADVLTMADNIMSFRYLLKTVAQRNGVRATFMPKPFREYAGSAMHTHFSLFEGESNAFHDPDDEYSLSATARGFIAGILHYANEISAVTNQWVNSYKRLQFGNEAPTAITWGVSNRSALIRIPTYRLHKAASRRVELRSLDSGTNPYLGYAVVLAAGLRGIAEGFDLDDPAEEDVTLLTRRERRAMGYRDLPRGLDEALRYMEKSEFLAEVLGEHVFEFFLRSKWNEWHAYTDQITPFEIRSTLEL from the coding sequence ATGAACAGCCAACACGAGTTCGTCCTCAACGCCGTCGAGGAACGCGGAATACGATTCATTCGCCTCTGGTTCACGGACATTGCCGGTCAGCTCAAAGCCGTGATGATGTCGCCGGGCGAGCTCGAAGGCGCCTTCGAGGAGGGTGCAGGCTTCGACGGCTCCGCTATCGAAGGCTTCTCCCGGGTGTCGGAATCGGACACGCTGCTGCTGCCGGACCCGTCGACGTTCCAAATCATGCCCTTCGACGACGACGAACCCGACCTGCGCACCGCGCGGATGTTCTGCGACATCGTCATGCCCGACGGCACCCCCTCCATGGCCGATCCCCGCAACATCCTGCGCCGCCAGGTCAAAGCGGCCGCTGACGAGGGCTTTACCTGCCAGGTCTCGCCGGAGATCGAGTTCTACATCGTCAACGACGACGGCTTCCCCTTCGCCATGACCCCCACGGACCACGGCGGCTACTTTGACCAGGCGGCCCACTCCGTGGTCCCGAAATTCCGGCGGGAGGCCATGCAAGCCCTCGAACACATGGGCATCGCCACCGAGTTTTCGCACCACGAAACCTCCCCGGGGCAGCAGGAGATCGACTTGCGCCACGCCGACGTCCTCACCATGGCCGACAACATCATGTCCTTCCGCTACCTGCTGAAGACCGTCGCCCAGCGCAACGGGGTGCGCGCCACGTTCATGCCCAAGCCCTTTCGGGAGTACGCCGGCTCCGCCATGCACACCCACTTCTCCCTCTTCGAAGGCGAGTCCAACGCCTTCCACGACCCGGACGATGAATATTCGCTCTCCGCCACCGCGCGGGGCTTCATCGCCGGCATCCTGCATTACGCCAACGAGATTTCGGCGGTGACGAACCAGTGGGTGAACTCGTACAAGCGGCTGCAATTCGGCAACGAGGCGCCGACGGCTATCACCTGGGGCGTGTCCAACCGCTCCGCCCTTATCCGCATTCCTACCTACCGCCTGCACAAGGCGGCGTCGCGCCGGGTGGAGCTCCGCTCGCTCGATTCCGGCACGAACCCCTACCTCGGGTACGCGGTGGTGCTGGCGGCGGGCCTGCGTGGCATTGCCGAGGGCTTTGACCTCGATGACCCGGCGGAGGAGGACGTCACCTTACTCACCCGCCGGGAACGCCGGGCCATGGGCTACCGGGACCTGCCGCGCGGGCTCGACGAGGCCCTGCGCTACATGGAGAAATCCGAGTTCCTCGCGGAGGTCTTAGGCGAGCACGTCTTCGAGTTCTTCCTCCGGTCGAAGTGGAATGAGTGGCACGCGTACACGGACCAGATCACCCCCTTCGAAATCCGATCCACCCTGGAGCTGTAG
- a CDS encoding CYTH and CHAD domain-containing protein: protein MAIEKFLEVEAKFAVDGTTVVPELTQLPGVHAVAGTQVHHLSAIYYDTADLRLTRAKVTLRRRSGGKDDGWHLKLPGDGGRLELSAELAPPTQGQYEVPEELLSQVRALVRDEELIPIAQVDNERTESLLVGEDGTGVAEFCDDRVTAWSLLPGGTQKQWREWELELSGGVAGTETGAEVLAAATTVLIGAGARKSASPSKLVAALGDSLAEAPLPTYLSVDPDPETAAGAVVLALMANRAKLVAYDPKVRRDEWDSVHQMRVATRELRSHLQTFDGIVAGEQVDHLLSELKVLAGMLGSARDAEVVAERFEWLISSEDSGLISAEDQARIMSTIEEEYQRAHRRIVRALDSDRYLELLDALDELLAHPPVAVKDETESITAVMESHLDEAYRKLVKRHKKAVANWDNPELSLHEREDYYHDMRKAAKKLRYAAEAVGSATGLKTKRIVKACKTMQTVLGDFQDSVTSRTKLERMAHTARRHQHDTFSLGLLYQRERAIGLASLDQYQQAYDDIVAAYRRLKKNR from the coding sequence ATGGCGATTGAGAAGTTCCTTGAGGTGGAGGCGAAGTTCGCCGTCGACGGCACCACCGTAGTCCCCGAGCTCACCCAGCTTCCCGGCGTCCACGCCGTCGCGGGAACGCAGGTCCACCACCTTTCCGCCATTTATTACGACACCGCCGATCTCCGCCTCACCCGGGCGAAGGTGACGTTGCGCCGGCGAAGCGGCGGCAAGGACGACGGCTGGCACCTCAAGCTTCCCGGCGACGGCGGCCGCCTAGAGCTCAGCGCCGAGCTCGCTCCCCCCACGCAGGGGCAGTATGAGGTGCCGGAGGAGTTGCTCAGCCAGGTGAGGGCCCTGGTTCGCGACGAAGAGCTCATTCCCATCGCGCAGGTGGACAATGAGCGCACCGAGTCCCTGCTCGTCGGGGAGGATGGCACGGGCGTTGCGGAGTTCTGCGATGACCGGGTCACCGCCTGGTCGCTGCTTCCGGGTGGGACGCAGAAGCAGTGGCGGGAGTGGGAGCTGGAGCTGTCCGGTGGCGTCGCCGGCACGGAGACTGGTGCGGAGGTGCTGGCAGCGGCGACCACGGTGCTCATCGGGGCTGGGGCGCGTAAGTCCGCCTCCCCGTCGAAGCTGGTGGCCGCCCTGGGGGACTCGCTGGCCGAGGCTCCCCTGCCCACTTACCTCAGCGTCGATCCCGACCCGGAGACCGCGGCCGGGGCCGTCGTCCTCGCGCTCATGGCCAACCGGGCCAAGCTCGTCGCCTACGACCCCAAGGTGCGCCGCGATGAATGGGACTCGGTGCATCAGATGCGGGTGGCGACCCGGGAGCTGCGCTCGCATCTGCAGACCTTCGACGGCATCGTCGCCGGCGAGCAGGTGGATCATTTGCTCAGCGAGCTCAAGGTGCTGGCCGGGATGCTCGGCTCCGCGCGCGACGCCGAGGTGGTCGCCGAACGTTTCGAGTGGCTCATCAGCAGCGAGGACTCCGGGCTCATCAGCGCCGAGGATCAGGCGCGGATCATGTCCACCATCGAGGAGGAGTACCAGCGAGCCCACCGGCGCATCGTTCGCGCCCTCGACTCGGACCGGTACCTGGAGCTGCTCGACGCCCTCGACGAGCTGCTCGCCCACCCGCCGGTGGCGGTGAAGGACGAAACCGAGTCCATCACGGCCGTGATGGAGTCCCACCTTGACGAGGCCTACCGAAAGCTGGTCAAGCGCCACAAGAAGGCGGTGGCGAATTGGGACAACCCGGAGCTCAGTCTGCATGAGCGGGAGGACTACTACCACGACATGCGCAAGGCGGCGAAGAAGCTGCGGTACGCGGCCGAGGCCGTCGGCTCCGCCACTGGGCTGAAGACGAAGCGCATCGTCAAGGCGTGCAAGACGATGCAAACGGTGCTGGGCGACTTCCAGGACTCGGTGACCAGCCGCACCAAGCTGGAGCGGATGGCCCACACGGCTCGACGCCATCAGCACGACACCTTCAGCCTGGGTCTGCTGTATCAGCGCGAGCGTGCCATCGGGCTGGCGTCGCTGGATCAGTACCAGCAGGCCTACGACGACATCGTCGCCGCCTACCGGCGGTTGAAGAAGAATCGCTAG